The segment ttaaaaaaattataggtgaatgataaattaatctaaaaaaaatccttggttttttatatttaattcttaatttatgatGGATAATCAAACATTGATAATGGTGAGAATTAATTCTAACTTTAACCTTTGAGCTTCCAAAactcactataaaaaaaaaaagcgtttctaactttaattttttagatttttttcactctttctcgtcttatttttagtgttttctttctcttttaagctttggttttttctttcaaatctagAACTTAGATTTATCTTGTTGAAGATATTTGTATTTCATATTCTTTGGCAAGATGTCAGATTCAAATACTCGTATAAGCAGATGAgggaaataataatgaaattgcCCCCAACAGGCTTTCTGGTGACCTGGGTAACATGGTCACCAGGCTCCGATATCAAAACCATATAATATCTAGTTGTTTAGTGTTGGTCAGGGACACTTGGTCAAAAGACACAATGCTTCCAGCCTCATTTGGAGGCATCCTTAACAACATTTCTTGTCCTCTGAGGTTTGAAACCTCATGACTTCTATCTCTCCCTCTCcaataaaaaaggaatgaaCAACGCCAATTTCAAATATTAGGCCAGTTCTAATGGTTATAGATCCCTAGCAAAAGCCACCAATTCCAGTCCTAAATCTAAAAACTCCCCTATGAGACATGATTTTCTTGCCTTTTCTAGACACCATTCTATAATAGGAAAGGCAGAGGAAACTTTcacaaaagttaaaaatagaACTAAGGAAAAAGAAGGGTTTATATATAGGTTATTGCCCTTTACTcctaaaaatgaataaaaaacatgtcaCCCCATTATAAGGAAGGCTAAACACCTATTGTATTTATTGCAcgctgtcgcggggtgcgcgacgtcacgacgatcgtccaccctcagatGTGTAGTGGGGGGTATATATATCAggtaaatatggggagacaaggagttctttgtctcttagcaatgaaaaaatggtgtgggagtcgccacctagtattttggtcactaggaaccctaactggtctcagagatcgggcacggagactggttgcgtaaagggaaggtattagcaccccaaatacgccctacctaaggtaagctgctttgtttatttgtctgataaaatcaaggtctcgttgtgtttcctagttgttggtccgtctatggttcaagaaaagtcctcctcaataaggaggtccttatcttatcgggtaaaacctaaccgttctaatgtctaaaaaaaacatatttaatatcaggactACGTTTTATGCATAAATTAGTAATCCCAtataccaaaataaaacaaaaatatttttttagaacttttgaaatattggcctagttctcatggcttaaataaaccgattattaaagccaaaatgcatgctaatacatatattgtttttttgaaattttcttttgttgtgtgaaaatatgatgttatgatatttatatatatatatatatatatatatatatatatatatatattggagagactaggccgtattttaaaacaaaacattttttaattatgtatacatttatttattttttgatgttttgacgcaaatcgggtactttaatactgggttggtattcttacggtataaaaatacaaccaaatattaatccactttgataaaaatatgcagaaaaatcaacaatatttttaaagatatttagaaaatttttggaaagcaaaagacacattttttttttgaaaatctttgatgctttgacgaaaaccgggtattttaataccggatttgtatctttacagtataaaaatacaaactgatattaatcaaaatacaataataaaattacagaaaatcatatatttttttgaaataatttttgcagaaatttcctaaattttatatatatatatatatatatatatatatatatatatataaaatacaaaacaatatgtaatataatatataacattaaatgggctgggctggtccggcccaaccaactgggctgggccggGCTCAGCTCCAAAGgtgttgggccgatttcggcccaacaTGGAttggccagacccggcccaacACTATTATTCTCttctgggccagacccggcccagcAGCTACgctggcggggggaattatttccccccccccccgccctcctgcatgcagaacgttattcgttctgcatgcaggacaTGAAATAAAATGCAGTAATgaagggaggaagaagaatTACCTGGCGTGGAGGAGGTTGTGCGTCGCTGGCGGTGCTGCAGCGGAGGCTGGTGGCGGTGTCAAGCGGTGGCGCTACCCTTTCGGACGGCGGTGCAGGGGCTGTTTCTTCTCCAGTTTTTTCTACCCGTTTCTAGCTTTCTCTTCTCAAATTTCGGTTCCTCTCCCTTTCGGTTCGTCCTCTCCTCCCTCTGGTTTTTTCTCTTCCTGCTTCgggtccttttttttcttttctctccttcaTTCTCCCCTCTCCCTTTTCTCTTTCGGTCTTCTCTTTTTTCCCCCtctgttttttcgtttttttttctctccccgtTGCCTCCCCCCTTGTTGCTGCTGTGTTggtgttatttatagagccaagtgagTGGCTTTTCGCCGTGGATCATAGGgagcagccggctggtcggccatagGCGCGACTGCCCAGGTTCGTTGGGTGGTGCgtggtgggtggtcggccattgtgttcggtcggtgggctccaggcgagagagaggGGCCGgccaaaaattcaaacaaaaggcatccctttttccttcttccccgttgcatgttcgggggggaagaaggaagatgaacagtgtcgttcaaaacgacaccattctgctcttttccttcttttttttttgaacgcatgaaacggcgtcgttttggagaaaacgcgtcgtttcatttaaatcctgCAAGACGCCAAAACGCTTCAATTTGCAAAGCAGCTCTCAATTatcttttttcccttcaattgcatccctgtcgaattcgaaccccgtccctatatttggccgtgtttttcactttggttcttggcctctgaattatgcaattgagcctttaattgatcaataaacttccaatttctttaattaggcccctgaatcaattaattccagcccctatacttacgcgccttcttcaatttggtccttggtttcggattccttcaattaagtccctaattggcccttaaccttcaatatttatgcaattaagcccctgatttgacctaataaattcctaaaaaatatattttggccccagaaattaaatttcttctaattaaagcccaaattgacttaaaaatcaacttttcttgcaatcaaatcccctataaattcatttaaaaatccaattaagtccataatcatccaaatttgggcttttctcctcaaatttcaaattttccttctcaacagggctctcctccttcaagaatatactgtcaaaaatccaatctttgtatttttaacctcattgaccaattttccaaCCATTTTCTGAACGCttttgcctcctgttattttttcttaacctcctttggctatatatatattttttatatatatattttatggaggacccaaaaatgggttacaacacatGCCATTGAGTGGTCTTCTCAAAAAATTTGTTTCGCCTCCCCCTAAAAGCACTTAAAATCATAATAGGAAGACACCCCTCCTCAAAGGGGCTTTTCAAGTATTTTCACATCAAATGTATAAAGACTTAGGGGATAATTGACGAGTCAATATTTTCAACTCAATATTTTATGCTTTGAAAAAGCCTAAATCCATAAATAGTGTGTTAACCTAATCAAATATGGATCTGGTATCTTACGAGACCCAACATACTTGGGTTCAGCCATTAGCTGATACCAAGTCACCATGGGTTTGGCAAGACGCCAAACCCAATATATTTAGGTTCGGCCAAGAGATGAGCGTAAGTCATCGTGAATCTAGCACGACACCAAACCCAATATACTTGGATTCGGTCATAAGTTGAGCCTAAATCACCTCAAGTCTAGTGAGATGCCAAACCCAATATATTTAGGTTCGGCCATGAGCGGAGCTCAAGTCATTGTGGGTCTGGTAAGACGTTACACTCAATATACTTGGGTTCAGAAATGAGCTGACCTCAAGTCACTACGAATATGGTAATACACCAATCCCAAAATACTTAAGTTTGACCATGAGCTGAGCCCAAGTTATTATGGGTCTAGTAAGACGTCATACTCAATATACTTGGATTCGGCCCTCAGTAAAGCCCAAGTCACCATGTTTCTAGAAAGTGGCCAAATCCAATATATTTAGGATCAACCATAAGTTTAGATCGACAATGACTTAAGCTTAGCTTATGGATAAACCCAAGTATATTGAGTGTGACATCTTGCCATACTCACAATGAATTGGGCTCAGTTTATGGATGAGCATATTCATCGTGAGTCTGGCAAGATGTCAGATTCAAATACTTTGGTTGATCCATATGCTGAGTTATAAATGTCCCCTGAACCACCCAGGTAAATGATTCACTTTTTCCTACTCTAAATGatcatatatctcaaagaattaatcacaaaataccaagaaaaaacACCCTTGTTATTGGAATTTAAAACTCTTTGTTTCATTTATCTCCATTCCCATTTAAAGTTACTGACTTTATCATCAGAGGGTTTTTAAGTCCCACCAAGTGAGACTTAAAAACCTAGATTACGAAGTTGTGTCAAAACTGTCCAGAATCGTCCAATTAACTTTGTTTTGCCATTTACATCTCCATTTGCATcataaattgaaatataaaaataattagtatatTTAGATATCAAATAAGTATAGAATACTAAATATTAAGGGagaaaaacataacattttGCATTCTTTTTAGTACAATATCACAAAAGAGAATGAAATAAGAACTAAGATCTTAATTTTAAAGTTGAAGCTGTAGAACATCATTTTAGAAAGCCAAACGGAAagtatttgattttcttcttaacACCTATTTTGGATTCTAAAGCCTAGGTGCGATTTTTCTTGGGTACTCAATGCCATTGCTCAGGAGCTCTTGTTGAAATCTATTCATGATTGGCAATGGCAGCAATATAGGTACTAAAATACCCTCCTCCccataactattttttaatccaCTGACATGGAAGCTAGTACAAGGTCGAGCTCCAATTGGACCCCCGTAAACAGCCTTTCCCCATCCAAAATCAATATCTCCAAGTCCAACACGAGTTGCATCAGCAATAAGGAAGCTCCAAACTGTCGTATAATGTGGTCTCCCTTTTAACACCATGAGGTCTGCAGCTGATTTAATGTATTCTTCATTCATCTGGGTCTTCAGTCTCCTCACTAGCTCAAGTGCATATCCCAATGGGCTCTGACACAAGAGTCCAGCCTTTGAAATTGCAGTTGGGTAAGCAAAAGCATTGCCATAGTATCCACTAGGAACTTTTAGGCCTTGCTTTCCACGTACGTTGATCATGACTGATAAACGAACAACCTCCTTGGGGTCAAGTTGAAGAGCAATTGTCCGAGATCTCCATAAAAATGAAGCCAGCACCTCAAAGTTTGAGCATTTTTGAAGGTGGGGTGGAATGTGCTTTCTTATTGATTTCAATTCACTAGggccaaaaaagaaagagcgaTGGGCCATATATTTCTCATGCTCCTGCAAAGTCATGACTATGGAGGTTTCTGTGTGTGTTAGCTGCTCGTACTCACGGTGCACACAAGTCACTCGAGGTGGGTTTCTAGCATTCAAGATCTCTCTTTCCCACACGGGCAATAGGGATGGTGTGCTTGCTCCTAGTGCCACTTCTCCAGCTGTGTTCAAGAATTTTGACAACCCAAGCGAATCACTCATAGTGTGGTTTAGGCGTATTGCAAAGATGAATCCCCCACAAGCCAAACGAGTCACctgcacacacaaaaaaataaaaaaaaagagagagtagatGTAAAGATAATTAGTTGAAGTAATTAGAACCATATATAAAACTTGAAGTTAATTATAAATACCTGAATCAACAGCAACGGGCATCCAAGAATACCTGAAGATCCAGGAACATCATGCAGGAATTCTTCAATATAAGAAAAAGGAGGGTGTATGCTGTCACCTAGTTGGTCAATCGTTACACCTGCATCAGCTTCAACAAACAAGATCCCTTCGCCGGTACAATCAACTAGAAGTTTGCTACGAGGCCCTTCTATAATCCTACCGGCAAAGGGGTAGTAAAACACAAGTGCTTTGCCTAATGCCTCTTTGATAACCTTCACAGGGTCTTCTCTTTTCATGGAAGGATGGCTACGATAGAACATTACAAAAGGCAAATGGAAACGAAGACCTTGCTGGTCATCTATATCTGAGAGTTGTTTTATTTCATGAGGTGTTGGTTTTGATGGCACAATCAGCTGTGGCTCACGACGTTTGACTGAAAATCTTAGTGGAGACGACGAGGATGATGCCATGATATATGGACTGTAACCTAGGGCAATGAATTTGATCATGCATCACTTAGGGCATTAGGGGGCTCTTATATAATAGTAGTCTCGGCAATGCATGCTAATTTTACGTCTCAAACTCGTgagtattaattttattttttatatactgttagtt is part of the Populus nigra chromosome 8, ddPopNigr1.1, whole genome shotgun sequence genome and harbors:
- the LOC133700338 gene encoding methanol O-anthraniloyltransferase-like, yielding MASSSSSPLRFSVKRREPQLIVPSKPTPHEIKQLSDIDDQQGLRFHLPFVMFYRSHPSMKREDPVKVIKEALGKALVFYYPFAGRIIEGPRSKLLVDCTGEGILFVEADAGVTIDQLGDSIHPPFSYIEEFLHDVPGSSGILGCPLLLIQVTRLACGGFIFAIRLNHTMSDSLGLSKFLNTAGEVALGASTPSLLPVWEREILNARNPPRVTCVHREYEQLTHTETSIVMTLQEHEKYMAHRSFFFGPSELKSIRKHIPPHLQKCSNFEVLASFLWRSRTIALQLDPKEVVRLSVMINVRGKQGLKVPSGYYGNAFAYPTAISKAGLLCQSPLGYALELVRRLKTQMNEEYIKSAADLMVLKGRPHYTTVWSFLIADATRVGLGDIDFGWGKAVYGGPIGARPCTSFHVSGLKNSYGEEGILVPILLPLPIMNRFQQELLSNGIEYPRKIAPRL